The Acidimicrobiia bacterium genome contains the following window.
CTTCCCCGCTCACCCCGTCACCATGTCCAACCGCGAGCCGTCGCGATGCGCGTTAGCGTTCCGGCGGCGGCATGCCGGGGGAGGGTCGGATGCGCAGTGCGCTTCGCACGCTGGTCGTCGTGCTCGCGGTGCTGGGGGCGGGGTGCGGGTACCTCGCGCAGACCGGCCACCGTCCGCCGCGGAGCCGCGACCACCGCTACTTCGTCTACTGGGACCAGAACGAGGAGCAGGACGCGCTGTCGATGCCGTCGGGTCGCATCGCGCAGCTCATCCCCCCCTGGGACCCCAACGGGCAGATGTGCATCGTCCCTGACGGATCCGGCCGCTTCGTCGTCGGCTACAACCCGACGCTGCCGAGCCAGCACAACCCGGGCGGCCTGAAGCCGTACAAGCAGCCCCCTGTCGGCGAGGCGCTGTACGACCGGCACGGGCGCTTCACGGGCCAGACGCTCTTCGTCCCCGGCCCGTACCACCTCCCGGGCCAGACCGTCGGCGGTGACATCCCGCCCGACGTCGCCGGCGGCGGCGCGTTCAACGACAACGGCACGATGACCGGCTGCGCGTTCGACCACGAGGGCAACCTGTTCGCGTCCGACATCGGCACCGCGCAGGGTCAGTTCCCCCCGCCCGACGACGGGCGCGTCATCGAGTGGTTCGCACCCGACTACACGAAGGCGTGCGTCGTCGACGGGCCGACGTCGGGTGGCGTCGGGCCGCACCACGTCGACGGCACCGGCGGGCTGCGCCAGCCCGGCGATCTCGCCGTCGACGCGCACGGCGACCTGCTCGTACCGGAGGCGGGCGCGGTCGACGCGCACGGGCTCCCCGCCGGTCGCGTCCTGCGGTTGACGCACGCGTCACTCCCCGACGACCCGAACGACTGCGGCGCCGACGGGCTCTACCCGCGTGCGCGCCTCCAGGCCTCGGTGTTCGTGCAGGGCAGCCTCGCGAACCTGCCGTTCCCGATCGCGATCGCGCGCGACCCGGTGTGCCACTGCTGGGCCGTCGACACGACGTTCGGCGATCCGGCCGTCGAGTGGTTCGACGACGCCGGCCGGCCGGTGCCGGGACACGGCACCGTTCCCGGCGAGACGTTGAGCCAGATCGGTCAGAGCCCGACCGGCTACAACCCGTTCGGGCTCGCGTTCGCGCCCGACGGCACGCTGTACTTCACCGACATCCACATCACGTGCTCGGGCGTGCTGACGAACTGCGGCCCCGCGAGCAAGGCCGGGCGCGAGATGCGCGTGCCGATGGACGGCGCGCAGCCCGGCACACCGGTCGCCGTCGCCACCGGGTACGACTTCCCCACCTCGGTGACGACGTGCGATCCCACGCGACACGTGTGCCCGCGCCCGGTCGGTTGACGCGCGCCCTTCGCACGGTTGCCGCGATCGTCTCCGTCACCGCGCTCGCAGGCTGCTCGGCGATCGTCGGCGGGATCGGCGGGATCGGCGGGACCACCGCGATCGGCGGCGGCCGTCGCCATGCGCCGGGACCGTGGGACTGGCCGGGCTACGGGCAGAACCCGCAGCACACGTTCGCGACCCGCACGACGCTGACGCCGGCGCAGGCGCCGACGCTGCGCGAGGCCTGGGAGCTGCGGACCGGCGACGCGGTGACCGCGACGCCGACCGTCGTGAACGGCGTGGTCTACGCGGGTTCGTGGGACGGCTGGTTCTACGCGGTCGACCTGCGGACGGGCGCGCTCCGCTGGAAGTTCCCGCTCGACGCCCAACCGGCCGTCTCGCCACAGCCGGGCGTGACGCCCCGCGACATCACGTCGGACGGCGGCATGGTGACGTCGTCGGCGTGGTACGAGCCCGGCGCGCGCGGCCGTCCCGATCTCGTGATCTTCGGCGGCGGGTACACCCTGTACGCGCTCGACGCGCATACAGGCGCGCTCTTCTGGAAGCACGCGTACACCGGCCGTCCCGAGCTCCCGCCTGACCCGGTGCACGACGGCACGCGCATCTTCTCCTCGCCCGTCGTGACGGACGGCAAGGTGATCTTCGGCGTCTCCGCCGACGGCGACCGCGGCCGGCGCGGCTACATCGCGGCCGCGAGCCTCGCGACGGGCGTGCCCGTGTGGACGCTCGAGACCGACCGCGACGCGACGGGCGCGATTGCGAACGACGGGTGCGGGAACGTCTGGTCGTCGGGAACGCTGCTGCCGCGCGCGGGGCTCGTCGTGTTCGACACGTCGGACTGCCACTTCTCGAACGACCTCCCGCTCAGCGAGTCGATCGTCGCGGTCCGCGTGCGGGACGGGAGCGTCGCGTGGTCGTACCGGCCGCCCCGTCACGACGCCAGCTGCGACCTGGACTTCGGCGCGACCGTGAACGCGGGTCTCGACCGTCGGGGCCGGGCGACGTTCCTCGGGGTGGGCGGGAAGGACGGCACCTACTACTCGCTCGACCCGCGCACCGGCGCGCCACGATGGAGCACGAACGTCGTGTTCGGCGGGTTCTCGGGCGGGTTCATCGGGACGACCGCGTACGACGGCACGCACGTGGTCGGGTCGACCGCGCTGGGCGACTTCGGGCGCTTCGAGAGCAACGGGCCGACGGTCTGCGACCCCGCCGATCCGCACGACGTCGCGCTGCAGGAGCCGACCGTGCACGCGTTCGACACCCGGACCGGCGCGGTCACGTGGCAGGCGACGGGCGCGGCGTCGTTCGCGCCGACGACCCTCGCGGGCGGCATGACCTTCAACGGACGCGCGCTCGCGGACCAGGTCCAGGTGCGCGACGTCCGCACGGGCGCGCTGCTCGCGTCGCTCCCGCTCCAGGCACCGAACTGGTCCGGCATCGCGGTCGTCGCCGACACGCTCGTCCTCGGGACGGGCGCGTCGCAGCAGGGCTCGCCGGACGGCATCGTCGCGTTCACGCCGGACGGGCGCGCGCCGCTCTCGTCGCTCCGCGCCCCTTGACCGCCGGGACCGCGGACGCGCGCGCCGACGAGCTCGCGCGTCGCGCGAACGAGGTGCTCGACCGCAACCGGCGCGGCGACTGGACGTGCCCGGCGGCCGGCATCTACCCGCACCAGTGGCTGTGGGACTCCTGCTTCGTCGCGATCGGGCTCGCGCGCGTCGATCCCCGTCGCGCTGCCAGTGAGCTCCGCGCGCTCCTGCGCGGTCAGTGGACGAACGGGATGCTCCCGCACGTCGTGTTCGCGCCCGGCGTGCGCGACGCCGGCAGCCGGCGGCTCTGGCAGTCGGCGCGCGACCCGCGCGCGCCCCGAACGGTCGCGACGTCGTGCATCACCCAGCCGCCCCTGCCGGCGCTCGCCGCGCGGCACGTCGCGGACGCACTGCGGCCCGACGACGCGCGCGCATTCCTCGCGGGCGTCGTGCCCGCGATCGTCCGGTACCACGAGTGGCTCTACCGCGAGCGCGACGTGCGGGGTGACGGCTTCGTCGCGCTCCTGCACCCGTGGGAGTGCGGGCTCGACACGACGCCGTCGTGGATGACGTTGCTCGCCCGCTGGGGCGGCCCGTGGTACGTGCGCGCGACGCTCCGTCTGGGTCTCACGCACGTGGTGCGGTTCTTCCGGACGGACACCCGCTACCTCCCCGCGGCGCAGCGCGCCCGGGACGACGACGGCCTGCGCATGCTCGCGCTCGCGCGCGTCGCGAAGCGGCACGGCTTCGACGCGCGCCGCATCGCTGCCGCGCGCGACGGCCTGCTCGTCGAGGACCTCGCGTTCAACGCGCTCCTCGTGGTCGCGAACGAATGTCTGCGCGACCTGTGCGCGCGGCTCGGGACACCGCTCGACGGTGACCTCGCACGCGACGCGACACGGACCGACGCGGCGCTCGAGATGCTGTGGGACGACACGCGCGGTCGCTACTGCTCGCGCGACGCGCTCACCGGCGAGCTGCTGGACGCCGCGACCATCGCGGCGCTGCTGCCGCTCGCGTGCGACGTCCCGAGCGCGCGCGTCGAACGGCTCGTCTCGTTGCTGAAAGCGCCCGGGTTCGCACCGCGACATCCCGTCCCGAGCGTTCCGACCGACGCGCCGGGCTTCGACCCCGAGCGCTACTGGCAGGGCCCGACGTGGGTGAACACGAACTGGATCCTCGTCCGCGCCCTCGACCGGCACGGCGAGCACGCGCGCGCCCGGCAGCTCGCACGACAGACGCTCGACCTGGTCGCCGCGCACGGCTTCGCCGAGTACTTCTCGCCGCTCACCGGCGAGGGCTTCGGCGCCGCGGGCTTCTCGTGGACCGCCGCGCTCGTGCTCGATCTTCTCGCCGTAGTCTGACCGCATGTGCCGGAACATCACCGAGCTGCGCGGCCTCGAGCCCTCCGCGACGCGCGAGGAGATCGAGGCCGCGGCCCGTCAATACGTGCGCAAGGTCTCGGGCATCACGCGACCGAACGCGGCGCTGAGCGCGACCGTCGACGACGCGGTGCTCGAGATCGCCGACATCACCGAGCGGCTGCTCGCGAGCCTTCCGGAGCGGAAGCAACCGCCGAAGACGGTGCCACCGCTGCGACGCCCCGAGGTGCGCCGGCGCCTCGGTCTCGCCCCGTTCGCGGGCTGACCCGCACGGGCATGGCGCGGGGCGACGGATCCGCCGGCGACGGGTCGCGCGGCGAGGTGCACCGTCGCGTCCAGCGGTCGCTCGACGCGCAATACCGCGCCCGTGCCGAAGAGGTCGAGCGGTTCCTGCGCGCGGGCATCGACGTCATCCGCCGGACGGACAGCATCGACCCGCGGATCACCGACATCATCGAGCGCAGCGGACTGTCGAACAAGGCGTTCTACCGGCACTTCTCGAGCAAGGACGACCTGCTCGTCGCGATCCTGCGCGACGGCCTGCAGCACACCGTCGACGAGCTCACGGCCCGCATGGCCGCGCTGCCGACGCCCGACGAGAAGGTCCGCGCCTGGATCGAGGGCACGCTGTCGCGGTCGCAGTGGCCGCACGGGATCGCGAACACGCGGCCGTTCATCCTCATGGGCTACCGCCTCGCCCACGACTTCCCGGACGAGTGGCGGGAGACCGACCGGCGTGCGCGCGCGCCGCTCGTCGACGCCGTCGCCGAGGGTCGGCGCGACGGCACCTTCCCCGACGCCGATCCCGAACGGGATGCCGAGGCGATCTACCACCTCACGATGGGCAAGCTGCACGCGTCGACGATCTGGTGCGTCGTGCCGAGCGACGACGAGGTCGACGCGCTCGTGACGTTCGCGCTCGCCGGGCTCCGCCACGGGCGCCGGCGGCGCCGCCGCGCTGCGCGGCGGACCCGGTGACGCTTGCGCCTGTCCGGGGCCCGAGAATAGCTTTCTCCGAAGCGAGAAGCGTCTTCTCTCAGGTGGGCGACGAAGGGGGGTCGTCGTGGCGCTCGACGCCTTCGACGTCGGCGGGCGGGTCGCCGTGATCACCGGCGGCGGCACCGGCATCGGGCGCGCCACCGCCCTGCTGTTCGCCGAGGCGGGCGCGCCCGTCGTCCTCGCGAGCCGGAAGGTCGGGAACCTCGACCGCGTCGCGGCCGAGGTGCGCGAGCGCGGTGGGCACGCCCTCGTCGTGCCCACCGACGTGCGCGACCCCGAGCAGTGCCGCGCGCTGGTCGAGCGGACCATCGCGGAGCACGGGCGGATCGACGTCCTCGTGAACAACGCGGGCGGGTCGCACTCCTACCCACTCGAGAGCTGGACGGTCGACGCGTGGGAGAACATGCTCGCGCTCAACCTCCGCAGCGTGTTCCTGCTGTCGCAGGCGGCCGCGGCGCACATGGTCGAGCGGGGCTCGGGTGCCATCGTGAACGTCTCGTCGGGTGCGAGCCAGCTGGGCCTCCCCTACGTCGCGC
Protein-coding sequences here:
- a CDS encoding trehalase family glycosidase yields the protein MTAGTADARADELARRANEVLDRNRRGDWTCPAAGIYPHQWLWDSCFVAIGLARVDPRRAASELRALLRGQWTNGMLPHVVFAPGVRDAGSRRLWQSARDPRAPRTVATSCITQPPLPALAARHVADALRPDDARAFLAGVVPAIVRYHEWLYRERDVRGDGFVALLHPWECGLDTTPSWMTLLARWGGPWYVRATLRLGLTHVVRFFRTDTRYLPAAQRARDDDGLRMLALARVAKRHGFDARRIAAARDGLLVEDLAFNALLVVANECLRDLCARLGTPLDGDLARDATRTDAALEMLWDDTRGRYCSRDALTGELLDAATIAALLPLACDVPSARVERLVSLLKAPGFAPRHPVPSVPTDAPGFDPERYWQGPTWVNTNWILVRALDRHGEHARARQLARQTLDLVAAHGFAEYFSPLTGEGFGAAGFSWTAALVLDLLAVV
- a CDS encoding SDR family oxidoreductase, yielding MALDAFDVGGRVAVITGGGTGIGRATALLFAEAGAPVVLASRKVGNLDRVAAEVRERGGHALVVPTDVRDPEQCRALVERTIAEHGRIDVLVNNAGGSHSYPLESWTVDAWENMLALNLRSVFLLSQAAAAHMVERGSGAIVNVSSGASQLGLPYVAPYGAAKAGVNNLTKTLAGALTPKGVRVNCVAVGAVASEGFVREMERIGRDPDEVGGMSNAVGRAGRPEEIAYPILFLASDAASFLSGETIYVGGGPHVPAML
- a CDS encoding DUF2277 domain-containing protein, which translates into the protein MCRNITELRGLEPSATREEIEAAARQYVRKVSGITRPNAALSATVDDAVLEIADITERLLASLPERKQPPKTVPPLRRPEVRRRLGLAPFAG
- a CDS encoding TetR/AcrR family transcriptional regulator, translating into MARGDGSAGDGSRGEVHRRVQRSLDAQYRARAEEVERFLRAGIDVIRRTDSIDPRITDIIERSGLSNKAFYRHFSSKDDLLVAILRDGLQHTVDELTARMAALPTPDEKVRAWIEGTLSRSQWPHGIANTRPFILMGYRLAHDFPDEWRETDRRARAPLVDAVAEGRRDGTFPDADPERDAEAIYHLTMGKLHASTIWCVVPSDDEVDALVTFALAGLRHGRRRRRRAARRTR
- a CDS encoding PQQ-binding-like beta-propeller repeat protein, which translates into the protein MRSHATRVPAPGRLTRALRTVAAIVSVTALAGCSAIVGGIGGIGGTTAIGGGRRHAPGPWDWPGYGQNPQHTFATRTTLTPAQAPTLREAWELRTGDAVTATPTVVNGVVYAGSWDGWFYAVDLRTGALRWKFPLDAQPAVSPQPGVTPRDITSDGGMVTSSAWYEPGARGRPDLVIFGGGYTLYALDAHTGALFWKHAYTGRPELPPDPVHDGTRIFSSPVVTDGKVIFGVSADGDRGRRGYIAAASLATGVPVWTLETDRDATGAIANDGCGNVWSSGTLLPRAGLVVFDTSDCHFSNDLPLSESIVAVRVRDGSVAWSYRPPRHDASCDLDFGATVNAGLDRRGRATFLGVGGKDGTYYSLDPRTGAPRWSTNVVFGGFSGGFIGTTAYDGTHVVGSTALGDFGRFESNGPTVCDPADPHDVALQEPTVHAFDTRTGAVTWQATGAASFAPTTLAGGMTFNGRALADQVQVRDVRTGALLASLPLQAPNWSGIAVVADTLVLGTGASQQGSPDGIVAFTPDGRAPLSSLRAP